One Aegilops tauschii subsp. strangulata cultivar AL8/78 chromosome 7, Aet v6.0, whole genome shotgun sequence genomic window carries:
- the LOC109769064 gene encoding cytochrome b-c1 complex subunit 8-1, mitochondrial yields MGKMPVRMKAVVYALSPFQQQVMPGLWKDITTKIHHKVSENWISATLLITPVVGTYQYAMWYKEQEKLSHRY; encoded by the exons ATGGGGAAGATGCCGGTGCGGATGAAGGCGGTGGTGTACGCGCTGTCGCCGTTCCAGCAGCAGGTGATGCCGGGCCTGTGGAAGGACATCACCACCAAGATCCACCACAAGGTCTCCGAGAACTGGATCTCCGCCACGCTCCTCATCACCCCCGTCGTCGGCACCTACCA GTATGCGATGTGGTACAAGGAGCAGGAGAAGCTGTCCCACAGATACTAA